In the Osmia bicornis bicornis chromosome 6, iOsmBic2.1, whole genome shotgun sequence genome, TTTCGTGTGTATGTGTGTTTATGTGTGCAAATTACGAATGTTATAAATGTATTTCATAATAAAcctttttatgaattttagaaAACTAAAGAGCAGCAACGGAGGAAGAAAATTCAGAGcttgaaaaaaatgaaaaaacgattGAGAAAAATGCCGTCATCAGCCTCAGAATATTCAGGGGGGTATGTATCCCCCCCTCCCACGCAACACTACGCATCACCACCGCGGCCCGCGATatacgcagttcccccgccaATGATGCATGTCCCTCAAACGCCAGCAATGTACCACGGCCGGCCAGCCGTAATATATGTCCTCCCGCCAGCCGCAATGTATGCCCTCCCGCCCCAACCAACAATCTATGTCCGCCAACCGGCGCCttatcaatattattaaatgacaaattttattacaatacatttcttttcttttcgacACCTGTTACtgattatattattattattattatgactaTATCCTACAGAAcctatgtaatattttttttattcatcattttttctaaatgagtattcttttaccttaaaaaCACATACCCTAAACTTAGAACTAGAGTtcgtcatttattaaaaaaataatttccaatgAACTAAAGAGGGTTATTAAGTTACctcctttaaaatattttacgtcTTAAAAAGTATCTCCGAAAGGTTTGTAAAACGAACTTAACTCGAATCAccgaagaaataataatagcatcGACCAGATAAAATATCATCTCATGTCTCATGATACAGTTCAGCACCGAACCTCGTCGTTGGTAAACTCACTGATTCTGGTTCTGTTTCTTACTGCGGCCGCAATATATTCTAGAGGGCGTAAGAAAACGTCAACTTGTAGGAATAAGTGATTCCTTAGGAGTTAGGATTCCTACTTTATCAATTGATGGAAAACAAGCTCACTACCGCTTTTCATATagagttttattaattgtcaattattataaatttgtaactaCGCTGTACATTTAACTGGTCCTAATGCACTTGACACGGCTTAGAACGCTCAACAACGCATTTAAATTCTCTGATGAGAACACCCACGAACGGAATACAAAGTTTCTCAAAACACAAAGCTACCGCTTCAAACGTCCCCACGAGAATGGAAAAACTTCCATCCGGAACGGGAAAACGACGCTTTTCCCGGAAGTAGATGTCGCGGTAAATTTATCGGAAGTGTACGCTTCGGCGAGACGGTCGACCATCAGCAGAGGTCGCCACACTACCCCCTTCCGAGTCTCTCGACCCGTTAGGGAGAGCAGACGACACCCTCGAATAGGTCCTTAAGGGTTGCGTTGACTCTTctaatatttctataaatgCCGGTTTCAACCGTTCCACCGAAACGACCTGGTCCTTTCCTCGTAACTCGATAAGGAAGGTGCGATCGGATATTCTCCGCAATACGCGACATGGGCCCTCGTATGGCTGTTCCAGGGGCCTTCTAACAGCGTCAACGCGCACAAATACATGACTGCACGAATATAAATCTTTAGATACAAAGTGCGATTTGCGTGCGTGATGCACCGTGGGTTTTGGTCGTACTTGTCTCATGGCGTCACGGAATTTACTAATATTAAAACTGTCAAGAGGTTGAACGTCCATAAAAAATTCGCCAAGTAATCTAAGGGGTGCACCATACAATAATTCAGCTGCCGATGCACCTATGTCCTCTTTAAAACTACATCGCAGTCCCAATAACACCGTGGGAAGCACCGCGACCCAGTCCTGTGACTCGTGACACATTATTGCCGCTTTTAGGGACCTATGCCACCGCTCTACCATGCCATTCGACGCTGGATGGTAAGCAGTGGTGCGGATTCTTTTACACCCTACAAGAACCGTTAACGCAGAAAATAGTTGAGCTTCAAATTGAGCTCCCCTGTCGGTTGTGATAGTGGCCGGGGCTCCAAACCTCGCCACCCATGCGGCGTAGAATTCTGAGGCGACGATTTCCGCAGAAATATCTTTGACTGGCACAGCCTTAGGCCACCGGGAAAACCTGTCTATCATCGTTACACAGTATTTATAACCCTTCGCTATGGGCAGAGGTCCTATAATGTCTAAATGTACATGGTCGAATCTACCCTCTGGAACAACCATCTTTTGAGGAACATTGACAGTATGTCTGGCAACCTTACTTCTTTGGCAATTAATACAAGTTCTGGCCCACCGAACTACATCTCTATTCATTTTTGGCCAAACAAATCTACTGCCAATCATCCTCTTCGTAGCTCTACCACTCGGATGCACAAGATTGTGGACGGTATCAAAGATGCGCCTTCTTAACACTGCTGGTATATAAGGCCTGATATTGTCGGTGGATATATCACAATAAACTATAGTTTCGGAACCATCTAATTTAAGCTGTTTCAGGTCTAATGAAGAACCACCCTGCAGAATACGTGTAAGCTCTGTATCTAATTCCTGCTGTTGGGCTATTTCTTGTGTACTCACCACGACTGGCATACTGACAACGTCCAGCCGTGATAGAGCATCAGCCACTGAATTATTTACTCCCGAAATGTGAACTATCCTAGTAGTGAACTGTCCTATATAATCAAGTTGACGTAATTGTCTAGGTGAGGCTTTATCAGATTTCTGTGCAAAAACGTAAGTCAGTGGTTTATGGTCCGTCTGTATGGTAAAGTCACGTCCTTCTAACATGTGTCTAAAATATTtggtttctttaaaaattgctGTTAATTCTCTGTCATACGTACTGTACCTTGACTCTTGGGGTGTAAacttctttgaaaaaaaaacctAGTGGTTCCCACATTCCTTTAACTTCTTGTTGCAAAACCGCTCCCATAGCAATATCGGAAGCGTCTGTAGCTAACATTAAAGATGCGTTATCGCGTGGATGTACCAGCAGTGCTGCATCCGCCAATGAGCCTTTACACTTATCGAAGGCTTCCTCAGCCTCAGGCGTCCATTGAATAACTCGCTTATCGCGTTTCCTTGCTCCTTCTAAGTATTTATGAAGTGGAGCCTGTATCGCAGCTGCATCCTTAATGAACCttcgataaaaatttagaatacCCAAAAATCTGCGCAAATCGGCTATTGTCTTTggcttattataatttttaatggcTTCAACTTTTTCCGGTACAGGCCTGGCTCCCATGGAGTCTATCAGGTACCCCAGGTACTGTACGGAATGTGCCCCAAAAACGCATTTCGACAAATTAATCGATAACCCGTAAGCCTTTAATCTTTCAAAAACACACCTCAGATGCTCCTCGTGTTCAAGCTCATTGGCAGAGGCGATCAAAATATCGTCCACAAAACAGAAAACGAAGTTCAAACCTCTGAGTACATCGTTCATGAATCTTTGAAAACTCTGTGCTGCGTTCTTTAACCCAAACGTCATCACATTAAACTCGTATGGCCCGAATGGCGTGATGATGGCGGTTTTCGCTCGATCCTCTGGATTGATTGGTATCTGGTGATAAGCCCACGTTAAATCTAAAGTAGTAAAAACTGTCGTTCCGTCAAGTCTATGTGCGAAATCCTGCACGTGAGGAATTGGATATTTGTCAGGGACTGTAATGCTGTTTAGACGCCGGTAGTCATCACATAGTCTCCAGCCACCATTCTTTTTTTGGACCATATGTAATGGACTTGCCCACTGACTACTAGAAGGCTGGCAAATCCCTGCTGCAATAAGGTGATCAACTTCGGCTTTTGCTGCCTTTAATTTTTCCGGGGGCAACCTTCGCGCCCTTTCCGCGACCGGTGAGCCCCTGGTTACTATGTGGTGACGTACCTGATGGGCGGGAACTTCCTGTTTTTGTACTGTCCGAGTAATAGCAATAAATTCCTGTAACAGTCGTCTGTACGGGTTGTTTATGTCAACAGTCGTCAGTGAAGTTTGAGTCGCCGTCTGTAAAAAACCAGTAGTTTGTATTTTAGTTAATTCGTCGATCAGTCTCTTATTTCGTAAATCAACCAGAAGACCGAAACGCTTGAGAAAATCAGCACCGATAATAGGCTGTTGAACCTTCGCGACAATGAACTCCCACGTGTACGGACGACGCAATCCGAGGTTCAGAGTCAACCTCCGCGATCCGAATGTACTTATCGGAGTGCCATTCGCCGCATAAATCTTGGAGTCAGTAATGGCGGGTTCTCCTCTTACCGATCTGTGCGGCAATACGGAGATATCCGCCCctgtatcaattaaaaaatataaattactattCCTATCCTTAATAGTGAGACGGCAGTTCTCGTCGCGACCATCCGACGCCATCTCGATCCGGGGTTGCGCAATCAGTTTCCCTGCGTGGCAGGGTTAGCCGAAGCTCCAGTAGGTGGTGGACCTGGCCATCCACAAGGAATGACGCATCGATGGGCCCTCTCAGCGAACCTCCGGTGGTAGAAACAGTAGTTGTTCCCTTCGCGTGAAGTTGACCGACTTCCAGATCGCCCCCTTCCAGGGCTACCGCGTGGCCGCCATCTTGGCTGGGACCTATAGGGTTGGCGGGACTGTCGCGTAGTGAGCGTCTCCACCATCGAGACTAGCTTCTCCACCTTAGTCTCCAGCGCCTCTATCCTGGTGGACGGTGGTGGAATCACAGGGGTTGATGCTTCAATGGCCGCCACCCTCGGCACAGACATCTCTGCAATCTTATCAGCTAGGAGCGCTAGCCGTTGCAGATCCGCCGTATCGCTAATAGCGAGAACAGTTCTCATGCTCTCCGGTAATTGCTCCAAAAAGAGCGTACGCAGAACGTTTTCTCCGACTTGCCCACCAGCCAGATTTCTAAGTCTCTGCAAACAATGCGAGGGTTTCTCGTCCACCACTTCACTTCCTCGCAGCAGCTTCCTCAATTTGGTTTCGTGGGACTCATCAAATGCTTCGATGATCCGTTTCTTTATCTCCTC is a window encoding:
- the LOC123987888 gene encoding uncharacterized protein LOC123987888 yields the protein MADRKETVNEPAPEASINSATLRRLPPFWKENPAAWFITVEMTFDLARITSDDTKYRYVVTNLDHTVLPFVMDVLASPPARGKYEEIKKRIIEAFDESHETKLRKLLRGSEVVDEKPSHCLQRLRNLAGGQVGENVLRTLFLEQLPESMRTVLAISDTADLQRLALLADKIAEMSVPRVAAIEASTPVIPPPSTRIEALETKVEKLVSMVETLTTRQSRQPYRSQPRWRPRGSPGRGRSGSRSTSREGNNYCFYHRRFAERAHRCVIPCGWPGPPPTGASANPATQGN